A stretch of Brachyhypopomus gauderio isolate BG-103 chromosome 3, BGAUD_0.2, whole genome shotgun sequence DNA encodes these proteins:
- the LOC143509598 gene encoding uncharacterized protein LOC143509598, with translation MSFYPRRTDQPRPGQEKNHFKDTPGFTTRGVPYNPQATVIHTDPCGPAPFPHRRTAGPSDVGHVNIPVEGPLHTGPDMERQRHLAQPHVQGEVLKQMDPVNLQPAVNMTADALRRPVGDQLILEEDENYLPSEQDIHDFARQIGIDPEREPELLWLAREVAVAPLPPEWKPCQDVTGEVYYFNFSTGQSTWDHPCDEHYRQLVAQERERAHHGRTASAISGSASTGTRKNKEKKKKKKKKEKKEEKKKEPEGLKAPRLLAPLAPLRGMCDLSVPGLRGSLGNSTDLHPLKSSLGDSEVSGSAPVEERSEPERQDLAPLRDHSPDPPLQESVERERLLRAHLEERERMQASHTSQLEQLRLQLDSQLQQTHKIHKQKELEVQKMMEQLDMKSKELKTQELLLQTQAADLKKRRQQLSEEEDEVEKGIEALSRVLRERDSLRAELDRLRDERKKEREELEKEREERRREREESRRMMEEREKLLSNTVLLQDRCDELHRRLSEAEQREHGDDNLERKKQEESKEKSREKEGPLGVEDLEPPLSPVPTSHNNHSSIDDLREYISGEGVLQRARQFLEKETSCLRARQAALRTAHPSPQRSAAGGSAQPLCQEVSELEKLRETLLRKKEERLSQLETSLAEELSCDEGERLVGDRRVSFDVRDSETSRDEYGQEETTHAVPVKVQQLAESLQQISGQLNTVLGALGSLTGRTVQPLPQPPPSSSFPPAPSWAWTPSPASSSLANQNSFLHCSVPKTHGSDLHLNSHWSKLFPGVSMDTSARYPVRATRAYSGYTPASLSSELDGQRLQRLIDDNKRWLESRRKDPNVPLFTRYPAAPLTNGLVQLSLDENNHIKVYRY, from the exons atgagtttttaccccaggagaactgaccagccaaggcctggacaggaaaagaaccacttcaaagacacaccaggttttaccactcgtg gtgtgccctacaacccccaagcgacagtgatccacacggatccctgtggaccagcacccttccctcacagaaggacggcgggaccctcagatgtcggccatgttaacatccctgtagaaggaccactccacactg gccctgacatggagaggcagagacaccttgctcagccccatgttcaaggcgaggtcctgaaacagatggatccagtcaacctccagcctgctg TCAACATGACAGCAGATGCCCTTCGGAGACCAGTTGGAGACCAGTTGATCCTGGAAGAGGATGAGAATTATctcccatctgaacaag ATATCCATGATTTTGCCAGACAAATTGGCATTGACCCTGAGAGGGAGCCAGAGCTCCTATGGCTGGCCAGAGAGGTGGCTGTAGCCCCACTACCTCCTGAATGGAAACCCTG TCAGGATGTGACTGGAGAAGTTTATTACTTCAACTTCTCCACGGGCCAGTCCACCTGGGACCATCCCTGTGATGAGCACTACCGCCAGCTAGTGGCCCAGGAGCGGGAGCGTGCTCACCACGGCCGGACTGCCTCTGCCatctcaggctccgcctccacaggaaccagaaagaacaaggagaagaagaagaagaagaagaagaaggagaagaaggaggaaaaaaagaaggaaccagagggactgaaggccccaaga ctgctggctcctctggctccactgagaggaatgtgtgacctttcagttccgggactgcgaggttccctgggcaactccacagaccttcatcctttaaagtcctcactaggg gacagtgaagtcagtggcagtgctcctgtggaggagagatccGAACCAGAACGCCAAGATCTCGCTCCGTTAAGAGACCACAGCCCTGACCCACCCTTGCAG gagagcgtggagagggagcgcttgttgagggctcatctggaggagagagagaggatgcaggcttcacacacatcccagctggagcagctcagactacagctcgactctcagctccaacaaacccacaaaatacacaagcagaaa gagttagaagtgcagaagatgatggagcaactggacatgaaatccaaagagctcaaaactcaggaactgctactccaaactcag gctgcagatttgaagaagaggagacaacagctgagtgaggaagaagatgaagttgagaaggggatagag gctctctcacgtgtcctgagagaacgggacagtctgcgtgcggagctggacagactaagagatgagaggaagaaagaaagggaggagctggaaaaagagagagaggaaaggaggagggagagggaggagagcagaaggatgatggaggagagagagaagctactgagcaatacagtgcttctacaggatagatgtgatgaactccacagaaggctcag cgaggcggagcagagagagcatggagacgataacttggagaggaagaaacaggaggagagcaaggagaagagcagagagaaggagggccCCCTCGGAGTGGAGGACCtggaacctcctctctcccctgtgcccacctcccacaacaaccacagcagcatagacga cttgcgggagtatatctcaggtgaaggtgtcctgcagagagcaagacagttcttagagaaagagaccagctgtctgagagcgagacaggcggcactaaggacggcccaccccagcccgcagaggtccgctgcaggaggttctgctcagcctctctgccag gaggtgagtgagttggagaagctgagggagactctcctgagaaagaaggaggagagactcAGCCAGCTGGAGACATCACTGGCAgaggag ctgtcatgtgatgaaggcgagcggctggtgggagatcggagagtctcatttgatgtcagagactcagagacgagcagagacgagtatggccaagaggagacga cacatgcagtgccagtgaaagtgcagcagttagcagagtccctgcagcagatctctggccagctgaacacagtgctgggtgcactgggatctctcactgggaggaccgtccagcccctccctcagccacctccgtcctcctccttccctcctgccccgtcctgggcatggacaccaagccccgcctcctcttcattggccaatcagaacagtttcttacactgttcTGTCCCAAAAACACACGGGTCTGACCTTCATCTGAACTCCCACTGGAGCAAACTCTTCCCTG GAGTTTCCATGGATACCAGTGCCCGCTATCCCGTGAGGGCTACCAGAGCATATAGTGGATACACTCCAGCaag tctctcctctgagctagatggccagaggctgcagagactgattgacgacaacaaaaggtggctggaatcacgacgcaaagacccaaatgt GCCTCTCTTCACACGCTACCCAGCTGCCCCGCTCACCAATGGGCTGGTCCAGCTCAGCCTGGACGAGAATAATCACATCAAGGTCTACCGTTACTGA